The proteins below come from a single Triticum aestivum cultivar Chinese Spring chromosome 5D, IWGSC CS RefSeq v2.1, whole genome shotgun sequence genomic window:
- the LOC123121012 gene encoding putative B3 domain-containing protein Os08g0325100, producing MIIPEEFVRRFKGEFPREMILETKNRCSYIIGVAKNKEKLVLTVGWGKFVETFGLEMGDTIVFRYNGNSQFSVIIFDKLGCEKALSVVPDLFPPPVQERCTNATDTVKSSQPIQMQPFGRVNGLPVESPPTKRQRHFQMEVDESCQGKITAINISSAEPSGESFLSEDSHGACDVPDSNYFLRKKKANLSSFLCEEESFSSEDGYGVRDACVKKKKATLSSSQKEQLKDGYITMHKAKLSPAQKEVVKQKVQSIHSEIPIFVAVMGKMNLDSRFVLTLPSQYAKKYLGEEPRLYLQLLGDKWEVGFPDNTGDRRIVSGWKQFAQDNNLKMGDICLFELLSNQKRTMEVYIIPATDYNYSAGVQNDVDQEALEGGSAPLQREALAHHADGARDPDSRLLRITNTDAWKMMLPLLVPDSPKEKPVVSEPSIPAVFALWGKQAFPSITRARLRRKLKLFCYLRSRSRLVMHADWNSPSCSFSCFNPGSIM from the exons ATG ATCATCCCAGAAGAATTTGTTCGGCGTTTCAAGGGTGAGTTCCCAAGAGAGATGATACTTGAAACAAAAAATCGTTGCAGTTACATAATTGGAGTTGCCAAGAACAAGGAAAAGCTTGTCCTCACAGTGGGATGGGGGAAATTCGTCGAAACCTTTGGCCTAGAGATGGGTGACACCATAGTATTCAGATACAATGGAAACTCACAGTTTAGTGTCATAATCTTTGATAAACTTGGCTGTGAGAAGGCATTATCAGTTGTTCCGGATCTTTTTCCGCCTCCTGTGCAAGAGAGGTGCACAAATGCTACTGACACTGTGAAAAGTTCACAGCCCATACAAATGCAGCCTTTTGGTAGAGTGAATGGGCTGCCAGTGGAGTCACCACCAACGAAAAGGCAGCGGCACTTCCAAATGGAAGTGGACGAGTCATGTCAAGGCAAAATCACTGCGATAAATATTTCCTCCGCCGAGCCATCTG GAGAGTCTTTCTTGTCTGAAGATAGCCATGGAGCATGTGATGTGCCTGATTCCAATTACTTTCTCAGGAAGAAGAAGGCCAATCTATCTTCATTTCTTTGCGAAGAAGAATCTTTCTCCTCTGAAGATGGCTATGGAGTACGCGATGCCTGtgtcaagaagaagaaggccacacTATCTTCAtctcagaaggagcagttgaaggacggTTACATTACCATGCACAAGGCCAAACTAAGTCCAGCTCAGAAGGAAGTGGTGAAGCAGAAGGTCCAATCTATACACTCAGAGATCcccatctttgttgctgtgatgggcAAGATGAACCTTGATTCAAGATTCGTTCTG ACTTTACCCAGCCAGTATGCTAAGAAATATCTTGGTGAGGAGCCACGCCTGTATCTTCAGTTGCTTGGGGACAAGTGGGAGGTGGGGTTTCCTGACAACACCGGCGATAGAAGGATCGTAAGTGGATGGAAACAGTTTGCACAAGACAACAATCTGAAGATGGGTGATATCTGCCTCTTCGAGCTGCTGAGCAATCAGAAGAGAACTATGGAGGTCTATATCATCCCTGCGACTGATTACAATTACTCGGCAGGTGTCCAGAATGATGTGGACCAGGAAGCGCTCGAAGGTGGTTCAGCGCCGCTGCAGAGAGAGGCCCTTGCTCATCATGCGGATGGAGCGCGTGATCCTGACTCAAGGTTGCTTCGCATCACCAACACTGATGCTTGGAAGATGATGTTACCCCTGTTGGTGCCTGATTCGCCGAAGGAAAAGCCTGTGGTTTCTGAACCAAGCATACCTGCTGTTTTTGCGCTCTGGGGAAAACAAGCGTTCCCATCGATCACAAGGGCTCGGTTACGTAGAAAGTTGAAACTGTTCTGCTACCTTCGTTCTCGTAGCAGGCTAGTCATGCACGCGGACTGGAACTCCCCTAGCTGTAGTTTTAGCTGCTTTAACCCTGGAAGCATCATGTGA